The Lysobacter luteus genome contains the following window.
CGACGCGGTCCGCAGCGAGCAGGCCAGCACGATCGGCGGGGTCAAGGCGATGCCCGCGGTACGGGCGCTGGCGCGCAAGCTCAAGGTCGACCTCGCCCGCGTGCGTACCACCGGCACCGATGGCGTGGTGACCATGGCCGACGTCAAGCAGGCGGCCGCCGACGGGTCGGCCGTGCTCGGCGCGGCACCGGCTCCGCGCGCCGCCGCGGCGGCCCCGGTGGCGGCATCGGCTCCTGCCCCGGCCCAGCGCAGCACGCTGTCGCAGGGGGGCCGGCCGATGCGCACGCAGCCGCCAGGCGTGGCCGCCAGCGGCCAGCCCGAACAGCTCAAGGGCGTGCGCCGCAACATGGCGCGGGTCATGGCCGACGCGCACAGCAAGGTGGTCCCGACCACCCTGTGCGACGACGCCGATCTCCACGCCTGGATCGGCAAGCAGGACATCACCGCCCGCCTGATCCGCGCGATCGTCGCGGCCTGCAAGGCGGTGCCGGCGCTCAATGCGTGGTTCGACGGCGACAAGCTGGTGCGGACGATGCACCCGCAGGTCGACATCGGCATCGCGGTCGACACCGACGACGGCCTGTTCGTGCCGGCCCTGCGCAACGCCGACATGCTCGATGCCGCGGGCGTGCGCGGCGCGATCCAGCGCCTGCGGGCGCAGGTGGAGGATCGCAGCATCCCCGCCAGCGAGCTGTCGGGGTACACCATCAGCCTGTCCAACTTCGGCATGTTCGCCGGCCGCTACGCGACCCCGGTGGTCGTGCCGCCGACCGTCGCCATCGTCGGCGCCGGCAAGCTCTCCCACGACGTGGTGGCGGTGATGGGCGGCATCGAGGTGCACCGTCGCATGCCGATTTCGCTGACCTTCGACCACCGCGCCTGCACCGGCGGCGAGGCCGCCCGGTTCCTCAAGGCGCTGCTCGACGACCTCGGCGCGCCGCAGTAGGCTGCGACACAGGGGGCGCACCACACGGTGCGCCCTTTTTACTTCCGGAGGACGCCATGGCCCACCACAGCCGCCTGGCCGGCTTCATCATCGACAGCCGCAGCGACGACCTCGACACCACGGCCCGCTTCTGGAGCGCCGCGCTCGGCCTGCGGGTGGCCGACCCCGATTCGGGCGGCACCGGCCAGTACGCCGAGTTCGCTGGCGTGCCGGGTGACCTGCACGTGGAGGTGCAGAAGGTCGACCACCCCTCGCGCGTCCACCTGGACATCGAGACCGACGACATCGACGCCGAGGTGGCGCGACTGGAGGCGCTCGGCGCCACCCGCGTCGCGTTCGTCAAACGTTGGTGGGTGATGCAGGCGCCCGACGGCCAACGCTTCTGCGTAGTGCCCCTGCGCGACGACAACGGCCGGCCGGCGCCCCACCGCTGGGACTAGCGGTCCACCCGCTCGGTATCGTCGACCACCACGCGGTCGCGCCCGCCGGCCTTGGCCCGGTACAGCGCCTGGTCGGCGCGCTGGAAGACCTCCTCCGGCAGGTCCCGCGACGGGTCGCCGGCGGCGACGCCGGCTGACAGGGTCAACGTAAACGGCAGCGCCAGCAGTGCCACGCTCTGGCGGATGCGTTCGGCGATCTCCGCCGCACTGGCGAGCGAGGTTGACGGCAACACCACCAGGAACTCCTCGCCACCGAAACGCACCGCGACGTCGTCAGCCCGGATGGCTGCCGCCACCGCGGCCGCGGCCTGGCGCAACGCGTTGTCGCCCAGCAGGTGGCCGTGGCGGTCGTTGACCTGCTTGAAGTGGTCGATGTCGAGCAGCATCAGGCAATACGGGCCGGCCGCCAGCCGCGCGAGCGCCTGCGGGCTTTGCCGCAGTTGCGCCAGAGCGTCGCGGTTGAGCAGGCCGGTCAGCGTGTCGTGGGTCGCGCGGTGCTCGAGAGCGCGGGTCATGTCGCGGTGCTCGGTCAGTTCAAGCTGCTGCTGGCGCGCGTGGCGGTCCAGTTCCAGCAGGCGCTGCGCCTGCCGGGCCAGGATCTCCAGGCCTTCGTGCTGGCGGGCATCCAGCGTCCGGGCGACCAGGTCGAGGACGCAGATCGCCCCGATCGGGTGGCCTTCGGCGTCGCACAGCGCGCGGCCGGCGTAGAACCGCGCGGCACCGCCGGCGATCGGGAACGTCCGGGCTTCACCCGCCGGGATGTCGTCGACCACCAGCGTGGCGCCAGGGTCGGCCATCGCACGTTCGCTCAGTGCGTTGTCGCGCGGCAGCGCGTCCCGTACTACGCCGGTGCCCGCCTCCAGGCGGAACCACCCGCCATCCACCAGCGCGATGGCCGCGGCCGGCGCGTCGCACAGCAGGGCGGCAAGCCGCACGATGTCACCCAGCGCCTCGTCGCCGCGCCCCGTGGGAGGCACGGGCGCGCCGCCGGCGGTGTCGATGTCGACACCGGGCACCAGGCGATCGGGCACGCGTGACAGGAGGCTGGAAGACATGGGCGGGGGCGGCGGGTTCCTGCGCAGGGTAACGGTCGCCCTACCGCTGTCCCGTGATGGACGCCCCACTCGACGGCGCGCCGCCGCATGCGTTCAGGCAGTCGGCGCGCTGTTGTTGTCGCGTTCCGCCGCGGTCAATCCGCGCGGCTGGCCGACTTCTCGGCGTCGGCCGCACGCATCGCCGCCAGCGCGGCAAGCACGTCCTCGTTGGCGACATCAGGCGCACTGGCGACCACGCCGTCGGCGGGGTCCAGGCCATCGCGCTTGATCGCGGCGATCCGCAGCCCGGCGTCGCGTGGCGAGTCGAATCCCTCGCTCTGCAGCAACACGCGATCGCCCTGCACCAGCTTGAAGTAGAACCGGCCGTCGGCCTCCCGGTACTGCTTGAACTGCGGGAGCGCGACGGGGCGCGTGGGTGCGCCGGCGCCGCGCGCGTCTGCGCCAGCGGCGAGGTTGCGCAGCCCGACCGCATCGCGCAACGCGCGCAGGGTCGGCAGCGCGCGTTCCTCGCGCAGGCGGGCCGCGCCCGCGCGCAGGATCTCCTCGATCTGCGCCGGCTGCGCGATCAGCGCCTCGTACTTCTCCCGCAGCGGGGCGACCTCGGCGTCGATGCGCTCGAACAGCGCTGCCTTCGCGTCACCCCAGGCGATGCCGTCGGCGAACGCCTGGCGCATCGCCGACGTCTCCCCGGTCGATGCAAACGCGCGGTACAGCTGGAACACGTTCGAAGTGTCGGCATCCTTGGCCTCCCCTGGCGCACGCGAGTCGGTGACGATCGAATAGATCAGCTTCCTGAGCTCCCCGCGCGGCGCGAACAGCGGGATGGTGTTGTCGTAGCTCTTGCTCATCTTGCGACCGTCGAGCCCCGGCAGCGTCGCCACCTGCTCCTCGATCACGACCTCGGGCAACACGAAGTGCTCGCCGTACAGGTGGTTGAAGCGCTGGGCAAAGTCGCGCGCCATTTCGATGTGCTGGATCTGGTCGCGCCCGACCGGCACCTTGTGCGCGTTGAACAGCAAAATGTCGGCGGCCATCAGCACCGGGTACATGAACAACCCGGCGGTCACGCCCGCATCGTCGTCCTCGCCGGCCTCGCGGTTGCGGTCCACCGCGGCCTTGTAGGCGTGTGCGCGGTTGAGGATGCCCTTGCCGGCGACGCAGGTCAGCAGCCAGGTCAGCTCGGTGGTCTCGGGGATATCGGACTGGCGGTAGAAGCGCACCTGGTCGGGCTCGAGCCCGCAGGCGAGCCAGCTGGCGGCGATCTCCAGCGTCGAGCGCTGCACGCGCGCCGGGTCCTGCACCTTGATCAGCGCGTGGTAGTCGGCAAGGAAGTAGTAGCTCTCCACGCCCGGCTCGCGGCTGGCGGCGATCGCCGGCCGGATCGCGCCGACGTAGTTGCCCAGGTGGGGGGTGCCGGAGGTGGTGATGCCGGTGAGGACGCGAGTGGGCTGCATGACGCTTGCAATGGCGGACGGCCCGCCAGTCTAGCGCGGCGCCGCGTGCGGACCGGACCCGCGACCGGTGTGCCGCCTCGCTCGCCACAAAAGGCAACGGGCCGTTTCCGGCCCGTTGCGGGTGAGCCTGCAAATCGGTCAGTGCAGGGTGTCGCTGAAGTCCCGCACCTCGCGGTCGGCGCGGTCGCGGTTCCAGCCGTAGCGCTCCTGCAGGCGGCCCGACAGGTATTCGGCGTTGCCCTCGGCGACGTCGAAGTCGTCGTCGGTCAGGTCGCCCCAGCGTGCCTGGGCCTTGCCCTTGAGCTGGGACCACTTGCCGGAAATGATGTCCTTGTTCATGCGTTGCCTCCTCTTGCGTGTGGGGAAGCGGTACGTCGCCGTACCACGCCTCCACCATCGCCGACCGGACATTCGCGCGGGGTGTCGGTGGCGTTAAGCGGCGATGAGTCCGAGGCCCACACAAGCGAAAGGCCGGATTGCTCCGGCCTTCCGTTCATTCCGTCGGTGCGGGGATCAGCACTCGTCGGAGGTATCGCAATCGATGTGGCCTTCGGCCTCGTCCTCGATCTTGTCACCGGCGGCTTCGATGTCCTCACCCACGCCGGCCATGGTGTTGCAGGCGGTGAGGGTGCCCATCGAGAACAGGGACAGCAGCAGCAGGGCGAGCAGACGCTTCATGGGGAATCTCCTAGGCAATGGGCTTGGACGGGGCCGCGCGTGTTGCGGAACACGACCGTGGCCGAACATTGCGTAGGCAGGCGTGAAGCGCGCGTGCAGCCGCGGCGCGCGGCGACGCGCCCGTTCAGCCGCGTCAGTCGCGCATCAACGTGGACTTGCCGAACAGGCTCTCGACCAGGTCGATCGCGACCAGCGCGGTGGCGTTGTTGCGGTCGAGGATCGGGTTCAGCTCCATGATGTCGAGCGAGGCCATCCGGCCGCTGTCGGCGATCATCTCCATGCACAGCTGCGCTTCGCGGTAGTTCGGGCCGCCCGGCACGGTGGTGCCGACACCCGGCGCGACGCTGGGGTCGAGGAAGTCGACGTCGAAGCTGACGTGCAAGTGGGTGTCGTCGTCCATGCCGTCCAGCGCTTCCTCCATGACGCGCTTCATCCCTACCTCGTCGATGTAGCGCATGTCGTAGATGTCCAGGCCGTGCTCCTTGACCAGCTTCTTCTCGCCCTGGTCGACCGAGCGGATGCCGATCTGCCGCACCACGTCGGGCGTGATCGCCGGCGCGTCACCGCCGAGGTGGGTCAGTTCGCGCGGGCCCAGGCCGCACAGGCACGCCACCGGCATGCCGTGGATGTTGCCCGACGGGGTGACCTGGCTGGTGTTGAAGTCGGCGTGGGCGTCCAGCCACAGCACGCGCAGCTTCTTGCCGGCCTCGCGGCAGTAGCGCGCGACGCCGGTGATCGAGCCCAGGCCAAGGCAGTGGTCACCGCCCAGCAGGATCGGCATGCGGCCGCCGGCGAGCTCGGCGTGCATCGCCTCCATCACCAGCCGGTTCCACTCGGTCACTTCGTTCAGGTGGCGGTAGCCCTCGACCGGACCCAGCCAAGGGTTGCGTGGGCCTTCGAGGTTGCCGCGGTCCAGCACGTCCACGCCGCGGGCAGCCAGCGCCTCGCCCAGCCCCGCGATACGCAGCGCCTCCGGCCCCAGCCGTGCGCCGCGGTCGCCGGCACCGACGTCGGTGGGCGCGCCAATGATCGAAACAGGGGGATGGATGCGGCTCATGGCAGTCTCCTTGACCTGGTGCCGGCTGTCAGAGTCGAACTGACGACCTACCGCTTACAAGGCGGTTGCTCTACCAACTGAGCTAAGCCGGCGAAACGGCCATTCTAACGCGGACGCCCGCGCCTTCCGCGGTCAGGGCGCGACCGGTTCGGGCTCGGCCAGCGCACCGCAGTCCACCGGTTGCCCCGGCGTCTCGATGCGCCGCTGCGTGTCCGCGGCGTCGAAACCGGCCGGCACCGACACATCCAGCCAGTGCCGCACGGGACCGGCACCAACCGGCACCGTCTCGACCGCGAACCCCGCCTCGCGCAGCGCCGTGGCGCGCTCCTGCGCCGACGCCTCGTTGCGATAGAGCCCCAGCGCGACCGCGCGCGCGTCCTCGCCGTCGCGGATCACGAACCAGTCGCGGAACCCGGCCGCGGCAATGCGTTGTGCGGCCGCCTCGGCGGCCGCGATGTCGGCCGCGGCCGGCAGGATCACCTTCCAGCTGCGCGCGTCACCGGGGTAGTCGCGGTACGGGCGCACCTGGATCACGCGCGGTGCCAGTTGCTCGCGCGCCGCGCCGGCTTCGGCCGCCGTGGCGAAAGGACCGAACCGCAGGCAGCGGTCGACCACGGCCGCTGCGACCGGCGGCGGCGCCTCCGGGCGGGCCGGCAGTTCGGAAACCAGTTGCAGGCGGTGCACGCCCGGCGGCAGGGGCTCGACCGCTGGCGCCGCAGGGGCCGGGCGGTTGATCCACCACAGCGCGACGCCGAGGTTGAGCACGAGCAACATGACGATCAGGGCGCGGGTCAGCATCCGGCGATTCTAAGCAGCGCCGGG
Protein-coding sequences here:
- a CDS encoding CsbD family protein, with amino-acid sequence MNKDIISGKWSQLKGKAQARWGDLTDDDFDVAEGNAEYLSGRLQERYGWNRDRADREVRDFSDTLH
- a CDS encoding VOC family protein, with the translated sequence MAHHSRLAGFIIDSRSDDLDTTARFWSAALGLRVADPDSGGTGQYAEFAGVPGDLHVEVQKVDHPSRVHLDIETDDIDAEVARLEALGATRVAFVKRWWVMQAPDGQRFCVVPLRDDNGRPAPHRWD
- a CDS encoding GGDEF domain-containing protein, producing the protein MSSSLLSRVPDRLVPGVDIDTAGGAPVPPTGRGDEALGDIVRLAALLCDAPAAAIALVDGGWFRLEAGTGVVRDALPRDNALSERAMADPGATLVVDDIPAGEARTFPIAGGAARFYAGRALCDAEGHPIGAICVLDLVARTLDARQHEGLEILARQAQRLLELDRHARQQQLELTEHRDMTRALEHRATHDTLTGLLNRDALAQLRQSPQALARLAAGPYCLMLLDIDHFKQVNDRHGHLLGDNALRQAAAAVAAAIRADDVAVRFGGEEFLVVLPSTSLASAAEIAERIRQSVALLALPFTLTLSAGVAAGDPSRDLPEEVFQRADQALYRAKAGGRDRVVVDDTERVDR
- the rocF gene encoding arginase produces the protein MSRIHPPVSIIGAPTDVGAGDRGARLGPEALRIAGLGEALAARGVDVLDRGNLEGPRNPWLGPVEGYRHLNEVTEWNRLVMEAMHAELAGGRMPILLGGDHCLGLGSITGVARYCREAGKKLRVLWLDAHADFNTSQVTPSGNIHGMPVACLCGLGPRELTHLGGDAPAITPDVVRQIGIRSVDQGEKKLVKEHGLDIYDMRYIDEVGMKRVMEEALDGMDDDTHLHVSFDVDFLDPSVAPGVGTTVPGGPNYREAQLCMEMIADSGRMASLDIMELNPILDRNNATALVAIDLVESLFGKSTLMRD
- a CDS encoding entericidin A/B family lipoprotein codes for the protein MKRLLALLLLSLFSMGTLTACNTMAGVGEDIEAAGDKIEDEAEGHIDCDTSDEC
- a CDS encoding tryptophan--tRNA ligase, producing MQPTRVLTGITTSGTPHLGNYVGAIRPAIAASREPGVESYYFLADYHALIKVQDPARVQRSTLEIAASWLACGLEPDQVRFYRQSDIPETTELTWLLTCVAGKGILNRAHAYKAAVDRNREAGEDDDAGVTAGLFMYPVLMAADILLFNAHKVPVGRDQIQHIEMARDFAQRFNHLYGEHFVLPEVVIEEQVATLPGLDGRKMSKSYDNTIPLFAPRGELRKLIYSIVTDSRAPGEAKDADTSNVFQLYRAFASTGETSAMRQAFADGIAWGDAKAALFERIDAEVAPLREKYEALIAQPAQIEEILRAGAARLREERALPTLRALRDAVGLRNLAAGADARGAGAPTRPVALPQFKQYREADGRFYFKLVQGDRVLLQSEGFDSPRDAGLRIAAIKRDGLDPADGVVASAPDVANEDVLAALAAMRAADAEKSASRAD
- a CDS encoding dihydrolipoamide acetyltransferase family protein, which encodes MSNKKTFFLPDLGEGLPDATIVEWTVKVGDTIRLDDALVSMETAKAVVEVPSPVSGKVLKLAGAAGDVITTGAMLAEFEVDPSMPQRAEGQDTGHHHGGGQPGKGVGSDDPAPDDRVVASDDGGAIEDEGAPAPKGEPRQDSGTVVGAMQSSDAVRSEQASTIGGVKAMPAVRALARKLKVDLARVRTTGTDGVVTMADVKQAAADGSAVLGAAPAPRAAAAAPVAASAPAPAQRSTLSQGGRPMRTQPPGVAASGQPEQLKGVRRNMARVMADAHSKVVPTTLCDDADLHAWIGKQDITARLIRAIVAACKAVPALNAWFDGDKLVRTMHPQVDIGIAVDTDDGLFVPALRNADMLDAAGVRGAIQRLRAQVEDRSIPASELSGYTISLSNFGMFAGRYATPVVVPPTVAIVGAGKLSHDVVAVMGGIEVHRRMPISLTFDHRACTGGEAARFLKALLDDLGAPQ
- a CDS encoding SPOR domain-containing protein; translation: MLTRALIVMLLVLNLGVALWWINRPAPAAPAVEPLPPGVHRLQLVSELPARPEAPPPVAAAVVDRCLRFGPFATAAEAGAAREQLAPRVIQVRPYRDYPGDARSWKVILPAAADIAAAEAAAQRIAAAGFRDWFVIRDGEDARAVALGLYRNEASAQERATALREAGFAVETVPVGAGPVRHWLDVSVPAGFDAADTQRRIETPGQPVDCGALAEPEPVAP